The DNA segment ATTCGGCTAATTCTTCTTGAGTATATCCCTTTGCTTTTCGCGCTTCTCTAATATTTTTTCCAATCTCATTCATAACTCAAAGTATTAATTTCTTTGGCAAAATTATGCATATATATACTTTTTACTAGCGGTACTTTTACGACATCTCTATGACATTTGGTGAATTAAGAGTCTGTTTGGTATAATTCGACACTTATTACTTATGTAAAAGTGCTTTTAAATACTTTAAAAAAAGTATCCTTTCCTCTTGCTGCAGTACTTATATAGCGGATTTGAGCTCCTTTCGTTCGGAGGGAGTTGGTGTGGAAAACTCGCGTTAGGGATAGGGCGCAACCGAGCGAAGCGTACTGGCGAACCAAATTATTTTAGCACTTTTTCTGTCCAAAAAGATCGGGAGTGGCAACCCGCCCGAAGGGAACACCCAAAAAAACAAAAAAAAATACTATTTGCTAACTGGCTTTGACCGAATTAGTCCAATCATATATCCAACACCAATTCCGTAATAGCTACTCTCTGAATTTAAAATGGCAGATGGCGATACTGTGAATCCAAAAATACGTCCGAGTGGAATCTCCAATTTAGGATTGATGATCAAGCTTGCAGTAGATTTACTTCGGATATCGTATGTATAATTTCCACTAAAGAAATTGGACCCTGTTTTTTGCCAGTTTTCAACTGTTTCGACCGAGGTGTAGCCGACGCCTACCGCAGCATTTATCCGAAGAGTTTTGCGTGTATTTAGATTATAGAGTTTTCCTACCATAAGATGTACATCTACCGTTATTTCTCGAGCTGATGCTGCACCGTAAGTTACTAATCCTGCCAATCCAGAATTATAGTCACTTGGTTGGTCAGGAGATCTTCTGAAATTTGCATTTAAACCAAATTTCGCTGTATAGGTTTCTTCGTATATATAATTGAAATCTGTAGCAATTCCGACATAGTTCCCCAAATTTAGCTCGCTACTTAAGTAAACTAGATGTTTTTCAATTTCTTGTGCTGAAACCTCACCAATTGAGAAAAATGTGAAAAATGAAGCAATTAAAAAAACTTTTGAAGTTTTAAGAGAAAAATAAGGGTTTGTCATATTGGTAAATTAAGGCACCTATTTTGAGTCGCTAATATAGATTATATTCTATTTGAAAATGACAATAACTTTTTTAAAAAGTTGACTTTCAGATTTGATGAATTGTAACAGTTATAATTGGTAAACAGCTATTAAGTTTTCTTTTATTTTGGTTATCTGAAATATTTATATTGTGATTGAGTTGATAATAGCTGAGGTAAGAACTTTTGCGTTAGGGATAGAGCGCACCCGAGCGAAGCGAACTGGCGAAGCAAATCCTTTTTGGGCTTTTTCTGCCCAAAAAGATTGGGAGTGGCAGCCCGACCGAAGGGAACGCCCAAATGAAAATCATCAAAATAGTACTAAATCCTAATGCTTAACGCTTTTTTGACAAGTGCACTAGCTGAAACTTTGTAACTTTGCTACAAAATAATTTTTGATGAATTTGATTGATACGCATGTGCATATTTATAGTGAGGAGTATGATGCCGATAGAGCGCAAATGATGGTACGTGCTGCAGATGCTGGTATCTCTAAATTTGTGATTCCTGCGATTGACTCTGAAGCAACTCCCAAAATGTATGCGCTAGAACAAGAATATCCCGGAAAGGTACATTTAATGATGGGATTGCATCCTACTTATGTAAAACCGGAAAACTACCTCGAAGAGCTCGCACATGTGGAGCGAGAATTGGCAAGTAGAAAATTTGTGGCTGTAGGCGAAATAGGGATTGATCTTTTTTGGGATCAAAGCACTTTGGCAATTCAGCAGGAAGCTTTTAAAAGACAAATTCAGCTAGCAAAAAAATACAAACTTCCGATAAATATCCATTGTCGAAGTGCTTTTGACGAAGTTTTTGAGGTGCTAGAGCAGGAGAGAAGTGATGAATTATTCGGAATTTTTCATTGCTTTACAGGAACTTTTGAACAAGCGCAACAAGCAATTTCTCTAAATATGAAACTCGGAATTGGCGGCGTGGCTACTTTTAAAAACGGAAAAATCGACCAATTTCTGAATCAAATTCCACTATCCAACATCGTCCTTGAAACTGACGGACCTTATTTAGCGCCAGTGCCGTACCGTGGGAAGCGCAACGAAAGCAGTTACTTGAAGGAGGTCGTTGCAAAATTGGCATTGATTTATAATGTAGCGGAAGAGGAAATTGCACTTGCTACAACAAATAACGCTTGTGAAGTCTATAGCATTTAACAGATTATTATCTTAAAATTAAGAATTATTTTGTTCATTTGTTTACTAAAATATAAAATTCGATAATGTCTAAATTTGATACGATTCGCCCTTTCTCTGACACAGAAGTCAATGAGGGTATTAAATCTTCTATGCACCATCCGATGATGAAAGCATTGATGAATTTTAGTTTTCCAGGAACGCCAGATGAGGAATGGAAAGCACAGTTGCTGAAAACACATTCTATACGCGATTTCCAATGTAATTTTATCTACCAATCGCTACAGCAAGTTTTACAAAAAAGCTCCGAAGGCCTTAGTACTTCTGGTTTTGATAAACTTGATAAAAATACTTCTTACCTCTATATCTCCAATCACAGAGATATTATCCTTGATACTTCACTGCTTAATATGTGTCTTTTTGATCACGGATTAATTATGACGGCTTCGGCAATCGGCGATAATCTGGTTCAGAAATCCTTTATAAAAACATTGGCTCGATTAAATCGAAATTTCCTTGTACAGCGAGGATTATCGCCGAGAGAAATGTTGGCAAGTTCAAAATTATTGGCTGAATACATAGGTCATTTAATTACCGAAGAAAATCGGTCAGTATGGATTGCACAGCGTGAAGGCCGTACCAAAGATGGAAATGATTCAACTCATCAAGGTGTTTTGAAAATGCTGGGAATGGGAAATACCGAAGGTTTGGATATTATGCAATATTTCCGAAAGCTGAAAATTGTTCCGGTGAGTATTTCGTATGAATATGATCCGACCGATGCTCTAAAAATGCCGCAGATTATAGCTGAGGCCAAAAAAGAAGTGTACGTTAAAAACCAAAACGAAGATTTCGAAAATCTTTTGAGTGGTGTAATGGGTCAGAAGAAGCACATTCATATTCATTTAGGAGATGTCCTAGATATTGAATTAGATGAGGTTGCTGCTGAAGAATCAAGTTCAAACAAGCAGATTCAGGCATTGGCAGGAAAAATTGACGATGCTATTTTGAGAAATTATAGATTGTGGCCTACAAATTTTATCGCCTACGATATTGTAAATAAAACCGAAAAATATTCCGATCGTTACAGAGACGAGGAGAAAGGTATTTTTGAGCGTCGTATGATGTTACGAATAAATGAAGACAATCCAATTGAGCTTGCTGCTTTTCTAGCAATGTATGCCAATCCAGTGGTTAATAAAGAGAAATACGGCGATGTCTAAACCTACAGTACTTCTTATTTATACCGGCGGTACCATTGGGATGATGAAGGATTTTGCCACCGGCGCACTCAAGGCATTCGACTTTGATCAGCTGCTGGATAAAATACCCGAATTGCATTTATTGGACTGTGAGATAGCTACTTATTCTTTTGAAACTCCAATCGATTCCTCCAATATGAATCCGCAACAGTGGATTCGGATTGCAGCGGTAATCGAGGAGAATTATGAAAAGTACGACGCCTTTGTAGTATTGCACGGCTCCGATACGATGTCATATTCCGCATCAGCATTGAGTTTTATGCTGGAGAATCTGAGCAAACCAGTAATTTTCACGGGATCTCAGTTGCCAATTGGAGATTTGCGCACTGATGCCAAAGAAAATCTGATTACGGCGATTCAAGTTGCTACTTTGAGAGAAGGAGATTCTTCTATTTTGCAGGAAGTAGCTTTGTATTTTGAATATAAATTATACCGCGGAAATCGAAGTAGTAAAATCAATGCTGAGCATTTTAATGCATTTGCATCACCTAACTATCCGTGTCTTGCCGAATCTGGCGTTCACTTGAAAGTGGGGAATGAATTTCTTTTAAAGGCAGATAAAACGCAGTCATTAATTGTCCGCACATCTATAAATGAAGATGTTGCAATCATCAAATTGTTCCCAGGAATTAATGAGACGATTTTTGCGGGTATGGTATCAATTCCGGGACTTAAAGGCGTTGTTTTGGAAACCTACGGATCTGGAAATGCACCTACAGAAAGGTGGTTTACCGACACATTGAAGGATGCGATTTCGCGAGGAATTCACATTGTAAATGTCACGCAATGCAGCGGCGGTAGTGTGAATATGGGTCAGTATGAAACCTCTACGATGCTCAAGGAGTTGGGAGTCATTTCGGGTAAAGATATTACCACAGAAGCAGCAATCACAAAGCTTATGTACTTATTAGGACAGCAAATTCCAGCAGCCGATTTCAAAGATATTTTCGAAACTCCCCTTCGTGGTGAGCTAACGAAATAAGTGAAATATTATTTTTTAAAGCCGAAATTTTTGGTGTTATTTGCACACGTTAATTAGAGGGGTGGCCGAGTGGCTGAAGGCGCACGCTTGGAAAGCGTGTATATGGCAACATATCGTGGGTTCGAATCCCATCTCCTCTGCAAAGAAAAAATGCTTCCCGAAGGGGAAGCTTTTTTTGTTTTATAGCGTGACAAACTTTTAGTTTGGCAAAGCTCTAAAACAAAAAAGGCTTAGGCATGCAATGCCAAGCATTTTTTCTTTGTGAAAAATATCCTTTCAGGGATCAGCGAAGCTAATCCCATTCTGTAGAGCGTGGCAAACTTTTAGTTTGGCACGCTCTAAAACAAAAAAGGCTTAGGCATGCAATGCCAAGCATTTTTTCTTTGTGAAAAATCTCCTTTCAGGGATCAGCGGAGCTAATACCATTCTGTAGGATGTGACAAACTTTTAGTTTGGCACAGCTCTAAAACAAAAAAGGCTTTGGCATGCAATGCCAAGCATTTTATCTTTGTGAAAAACACAATTTCAGGGATCAGCGGAGCTAATACCATCTCCTCTGCTATGTTTTTTCTTAACTAGCTAATTAAAGGATTTACGCTCGAGAAACGCTTAACCATATTCACTATACTGAAATATAGAAAAATTAACTCTATACTTGGCATTTCTTATTAAATACAATTAAACTATTTAAGTTAACTTTTGGTATCTTCTTTAACGCGATAAAACAACGTATTGGTTTTTAAGGTTTTTGCTGGTATCAAATAATGTCGAAGAAAGAAAAATAAATTTTTAAGCTTATGAATTTTTCGTGATATTCTTTGTTGAGTTGAAATTTGTTATTTGATGTCTTTCATTTTTCGGGCGGCTTGTGGCTGTCTCATTCTTCACAGCCACAACCGAGCTTTCCGTTGTATCTTAACTACTTTAGACTTTTACTAAAATTGAAATTTAGGAAAGCAGCAAAGGATGCCGCTGCAAATGATATTCATCGAATACCTTTTCAAAATATTAACCAATGAGATAATCCCTGCCGCGGAATGGTTTCTCGTTTGTTGGAAACAATTCACATAATTATTTTGACTTGATTTTTGATATTGTACAGGGAGAAATTTTTGACATATACCAATGTAAGAGCTTTGAGTGCAAAACTTCAGTTATAGACAAACACATTGAGATAAAGATTCATAAAACCTAAGTCATCATAAGGAAAATAATTTCGAAATAAAGAAGAATTTCCGAAAACCCCTCAAAGATTACCATCAACCTATAAAAAAACCCGCTTTCGCGGGTTTTCCTAATTACCTTAAGCTTCTTGCTCTTCCGTCACAAACTCCATGTGATCTTCAACTTCTACCGCCTCCGGTTTTGAAGCTTTCAGAGCATTGAATTTCTCTAGTTGTTCTAATTCATTTTCGTCTCCAGAGAAGTACGGAAATACGTCAAGAATTGGCGATTCGGTAATTGCCGGAATCGTATAGTCGCCCATTGTGCCTTTCATGACGCTAACAGTATTGTCATAAGCTTCCTTCACGTCGTTGGCTTGAACAAGCAAATACATGCTCGTTTTGCGCTCTTTACCACTTTCTTCGTCAAATGCAATCAAAGAAACTTTCGATTTAAACCAACGATCAGCATTTTCAAACGGATGAATCTCCGCGTAATTAGCCATCTTGATATTCGTGATTTTAAACTCCTCACTTATATATGCCGACATTTCTTCGGTAATTCTACTCTCAGCTTCGGTGTATGATAAAGCGTCTACCAAATACGGTTCACTAATAATCTTTTGTGCGCCAGACTCTTCTAATTTTCTATATTTTACTTTGCATTCGTACCAAATATTGCTCATCTCATTTTATTTTTAGGAAGTCAAAGATAGATTTAAAAAGGAAATTTAATCCCATTATTCCGACTTTAACAAGGTGATTATTTAAAGTTTTGAAACTTATTTATTTTCGAAATTACTGCCGAACAAAATTGATTTTTACATAAAAACCATCGCAAGGATACTTGTGAGATTTCCATTTTTGATGATTAGGATAATTTTCACCTTTAGTTTTTTTTGGGCGGCTTGTGGCTGTTTCATTCTTCACAGCCACAACCGGGCTGTGCACTGTATCTTTGCTGCCAAGAACTATTTTGCAAATATTTCATATATAATATGGCAGCAAAGGATGCCGTTTCCATCCCTGCCGCGATCGTAAAGAAGAAATTTCTACCTTTTAAGAATTCATAAAAACATTAATCAAACACAAAATAACAATTGTATAAAACGTCGTTCCTATACCATCGTAGCAGCTATATTTTTCTCAAAGGAAATCCGCATTAGAATAATTGACAATACTACGAGCAATTGTACTAAAATACCGCAGCAAAACCGCCTATCATTACTAACTTCGTGCTAAAATCGATTAACTTACCAATATGCCCCTAATCCAACTTACCACCAAAATTTGCGCGCCAATATCAACTGTTTTCGACTTATCACGAAGCATTGATTTGCATAAAATTTCGACCCAACATACAAATGAGGAGGCAATCGCTGGACGCACTTCTGGATTAATCAATTTTGGCGAAAGCGTCACTTGGCGAGCAAAACACTTTGGAATATATTAAACTCTTACATCCAAAATTACCGTCTTCGAAAATCCAAATTTCTTTGTAGACGAAATGCAAAGTGGAATTTTTAAATCTTTCAAACATCAACACCTATTTTCTGAAGAGCAAAATGAAACAGTGATGACTGACATTTTTGAGTATCAATCTCCATTCGGAATTTTAGGAAAACTTGCCGACAAACTATTCCTCAAAATGTATATGACACAACTCCTAGAAAAGAGAAATCAAACAATTAAAGTTTTTGCGGAATCAAATCGTTGGGAAGAAGTACTTTCAAAGTAAATGGAAAGATGTTTTGCATTATATTTAGATCTGCAAAATTCTACCTTATGAAGATATTTTTATTTTTATCATTCTTGTTGTTGACGATGCCAATTAGTGCCCAAGAATCCTATTCTAAACTTACTGCCCAAGCAAGTAATATCGTAAAATCGCAAGATTCTTTAAATTACGGCCAAGCATCAAAACAGTTTCAAGAAGCTTTTGCAAAATATCCAGACAGCATCAAAGACACGGATTTTTATTACGCTTCAATTTTGTATTCGGAGTTGAAAGAACTGGACAAAGCTTTTAGATATCTCACTCCATTAGTAGCAAAGGAAACGGATGATGAGGGATTTCCGGGCTGGACTTTCGTATTGGACAGCTATGCTCAAGATGATTACAAAAATCTGCTAACTGACCCAAGATGGACCGAGCTGACAAAATCTGCCAGTATAGCTAAAAATCAATTTTTCGAAAAACTTGATGCTCAGCAAACGGAATTTTTTGATACTAAGGCAGAATTTAAAATGCATGGATCTGCGGAGGAACTGTATCAGCACTTAAAAAACTTCAACCCTTATAAGCAAAAACATCAGCAGAATTATTCGATTTCCTTTAAAGTAAATGATACTTTAATTACTTCTTATTTGGTACATCTACCAGCAAACTACAATCCCAAGAAGAAATATTCGGCATTAATTTTTCTGCATGGAGCAGTGCGTTTTACAAATTTTGCCGAATATCAGATTGCACAGCAAGTTTTAGGTTACGGAAATAAATTTTTGACCAAACATGGCGATTTGAATGATCAAATTCTGATTTTTCCAAGCGCGGACAAAAAATTTAATTGGATGACCGCGGATGCAGGATTTTATATTGTTCCTGAAATTGTCAAGCAACTAAAGTCAGCACTAAATATTGATGATAATAAAGTTTTTGTCACCGGGCATTCTAATGGAGCTACCGGATCTTTTTCTTACGCTATAAAGCAACCTACACAGTTTGCTGGTTTTTATGGATTTAATACTTTTCCGAAAGTTTTTACAGGAGGTACTTTTATCAACAATATTCTTAACCGATCTTTTCTAAACTTCTCAACCGACCAAGATTACTACTATCCTCCAAATGCAAATGATACTCTAAATAAAGTAATGGCTACAATTAAAGCTGATTACAAAGATTATCGATACAACGGTTTTCCGCACTGGTTTCCTGATTTTGAGGCGTCCGAACCCGCTTTCAAAATTCTATTTGCAGATCTAAAATCAAGAGAGAGAAATCCATTTCCCAAAAGATTGGAGTGGGAATTTGATGATGACAAATACGGCGCTGTTGACTGGCTAAGCGAGATTAGACTAGACACTCTGCAGACTAGAAAACCGTGGCATCAGAATCTGAATTTTGAGATAAAAAAGCGTCTAAAATATGACGACAAAGATGTTTTGGTCGAGTATGAAGTAGATGAGAAAGCTTTTGATTTTCCTCGAAAGTCGGGTAAAATAATCGCAGAATATCAAGACAACACTTTTAAAATTCAAACATCTTGTATATCTTCTTTTACCATTTTGATATCTCCTGAAATGGTTAATCTAAAAAAGAAAGTCAAGATTTATTTGAACGGAAAAATATACAAAAAGGTGAAAATTGATGCTGAAAAAGCATTTATAATCCAGAATTATCAAGAGAATAAAGATCGTGCTCAGATTTGGGTCAACGAAGTGGAGGTGAAAGTTCTATATAATTAATTTGCCATAAATTTTTCCATAATTTAATTGCAAATACCTACTTAGGTTATATCTTTATTTAGATCACTTGCAGCACACACCTACTGAAAGGTGTGTGCAGCAAGAATTTAGGTTTTTAATACGTTTAGCGAACAAACATGGAAAATAATAAGTTTAAAAAAATCGGTCAGTTTCAGTATTCTAGCGAAGCCTATATTTATAAAGGGAAACTAGAATCCGAAGGTATAGAAGTTTTTGTTCGCGACAATCACACTGTTGATACAGATCCATTAATCAGCAATGCCATTGGAGGTGTAAAATTATTCGTGAGGGTAGAAGATTATGCAGAAGCAATGGAAATTCTTT comes from the Flavobacterium ardleyense genome and includes:
- a CDS encoding TatD family hydrolase codes for the protein MNLIDTHVHIYSEEYDADRAQMMVRAADAGISKFVIPAIDSEATPKMYALEQEYPGKVHLMMGLHPTYVKPENYLEELAHVERELASRKFVAVGEIGIDLFWDQSTLAIQQEAFKRQIQLAKKYKLPINIHCRSAFDEVFEVLEQERSDELFGIFHCFTGTFEQAQQAISLNMKLGIGGVATFKNGKIDQFLNQIPLSNIVLETDGPYLAPVPYRGKRNESSYLKEVVAKLALIYNVAEEEIALATTNNACEVYSI
- a CDS encoding 1-acyl-sn-glycerol-3-phosphate acyltransferase, producing MSKFDTIRPFSDTEVNEGIKSSMHHPMMKALMNFSFPGTPDEEWKAQLLKTHSIRDFQCNFIYQSLQQVLQKSSEGLSTSGFDKLDKNTSYLYISNHRDIILDTSLLNMCLFDHGLIMTASAIGDNLVQKSFIKTLARLNRNFLVQRGLSPREMLASSKLLAEYIGHLITEENRSVWIAQREGRTKDGNDSTHQGVLKMLGMGNTEGLDIMQYFRKLKIVPVSISYEYDPTDALKMPQIIAEAKKEVYVKNQNEDFENLLSGVMGQKKHIHIHLGDVLDIELDEVAAEESSSNKQIQALAGKIDDAILRNYRLWPTNFIAYDIVNKTEKYSDRYRDEEKGIFERRMMLRINEDNPIELAAFLAMYANPVVNKEKYGDV
- a CDS encoding asparaginase → MSKPTVLLIYTGGTIGMMKDFATGALKAFDFDQLLDKIPELHLLDCEIATYSFETPIDSSNMNPQQWIRIAAVIEENYEKYDAFVVLHGSDTMSYSASALSFMLENLSKPVIFTGSQLPIGDLRTDAKENLITAIQVATLREGDSSILQEVALYFEYKLYRGNRSSKINAEHFNAFASPNYPCLAESGVHLKVGNEFLLKADKTQSLIVRTSINEDVAIIKLFPGINETIFAGMVSIPGLKGVVLETYGSGNAPTERWFTDTLKDAISRGIHIVNVTQCSGGSVNMGQYETSTMLKELGVISGKDITTEAAITKLMYLLGQQIPAADFKDIFETPLRGELTK
- a CDS encoding DUF4494 domain-containing protein, whose product is MSNIWYECKVKYRKLEESGAQKIISEPYLVDALSYTEAESRITEEMSAYISEEFKITNIKMANYAEIHPFENADRWFKSKVSLIAFDEESGKERKTSMYLLVQANDVKEAYDNTVSVMKGTMGDYTIPAITESPILDVFPYFSGDENELEQLEKFNALKASKPEAVEVEDHMEFVTEEQEA
- a CDS encoding SRPBCC family protein, with the protein product MQSGIFKSFKHQHLFSEEQNETVMTDIFEYQSPFGILGKLADKLFLKMYMTQLLEKRNQTIKVFAESNRWEEVLSK
- a CDS encoding alpha/beta hydrolase-fold protein; translated protein: MKIFLFLSFLLLTMPISAQESYSKLTAQASNIVKSQDSLNYGQASKQFQEAFAKYPDSIKDTDFYYASILYSELKELDKAFRYLTPLVAKETDDEGFPGWTFVLDSYAQDDYKNLLTDPRWTELTKSASIAKNQFFEKLDAQQTEFFDTKAEFKMHGSAEELYQHLKNFNPYKQKHQQNYSISFKVNDTLITSYLVHLPANYNPKKKYSALIFLHGAVRFTNFAEYQIAQQVLGYGNKFLTKHGDLNDQILIFPSADKKFNWMTADAGFYIVPEIVKQLKSALNIDDNKVFVTGHSNGATGSFSYAIKQPTQFAGFYGFNTFPKVFTGGTFINNILNRSFLNFSTDQDYYYPPNANDTLNKVMATIKADYKDYRYNGFPHWFPDFEASEPAFKILFADLKSRERNPFPKRLEWEFDDDKYGAVDWLSEIRLDTLQTRKPWHQNLNFEIKKRLKYDDKDVLVEYEVDEKAFDFPRKSGKIIAEYQDNTFKIQTSCISSFTILISPEMVNLKKKVKIYLNGKIYKKVKIDAEKAFIIQNYQENKDRAQIWVNEVEVKVLYN